The DNA window aaagatcaaatttcagtttaatttgatttttatttaatttctattttctgaaaTATAATGTTAAAGTATGTACACTTTTTAGAAGTGCAAAATAAACACCACATATATGTGTTTTCAGAGTAGATGAGCAGTCCATTTTAGGATTAATTTATGAAATAGACCAATGTTTTCTAACTAAACACAATGTgtatattttccttttcttctcaatttTCAAGATATTGAAAATTTTTCAAGAAATTTAACTAATTGTTGATTACTAATCTCAAGTGAATTAACTTCATGGAGACAACATATCGGAGGAGTGGGCTAGAAATAGTAGGAGCAATATATAAAGTGTGAcaaaaaattcttctttttatttaaaaaagagTGAGTCACAAACAACTTTCACCCAACTTTGAGGACCACAACATTAGGTTTTTTTTTTGACTCACAACATTAGGTTATCTACATCACAATCAAAATGTCTAGTGACAAAGTGAGAAAAAGGGAGATAATACCACGTAGGGGCAAATCTGTCTTTTCAAAATATGACTTAATATTATTGACCTATAAACAGACATTTATTGGTATTAACCTTTTAAGCTTGGATCTAACATTATAGTAGTAAAATGTTAGGATTTTGCCAATGGttagaataatattttttaataataaagatAGTACTAGTAAATTAATAATGAgccatattttttaattatatgaactaaaattactaatatatcactagcaaaaaaagaaaataaaaaacccCAAAACATATATGTGCCCTCATTAATTGGGATGGTAAACTAAAGTTAATGGCTTCCTTTATTGGTGTGTTAGAGAACAACTACTCAGCTTTATATGCTTAACCAACACTCAAAATGGTCaatgttaaaataaaaaagaaaaattactaAACTTTTTCCATTTATAAAAACAAGCAATCAGCACTATCATTTTCACTAAACTAACTCAATTGTTGCTTGCTTGCATATatgtatgtgttatgtgtgacaTCTGATTGATGCAAGTTATTAAaagtattattataatttaatagttACTTTTGTGGAGAATTTGACAATTTTATGTGAAGGTAGGCCAATCAAGATTGTTTAGATGTGGCATAATCTATATCCTAGCATATAAATTAGTAACgaaattattaatattactattatatatagATTTGAACAATAATGTGgcattttgtttttaattataagaacTAACTATCACTCATTTGGTTTCATGGAGGAGTGGTGATCCACAATTTCATGATGATGGAAAAGGAACGTAGCAAATTTCCTATattaaagaaaaattgaaatCTTAAAAAAGATTTTAAGGGCAGTGTGTTGAGTTGACTAAATATGTGGAAAATACATCTTTGAAATGGTGGGCATGAACATAACATATCTGTCCTTTTATTGGCCATTCATTTTCTACGTCCATTTATATCATACCCCAtgcaacttacaaaaaaaaataagtactcTCACGTCCTATAAGAGTAtgaactcttttatttttaatttgtcccataaaaatatatattttcaaattttaaaaactttcttctttctaataaggtgagactcGTTCCCAATAACAATacattttattacttttttttctacatctctcttattttatcaattatacattaaaattcatatccAACCAAAAATGCATACTCTTATCGGATGAGTGGAGTGCTCCACTACCTTTATCCTTGGAACTACATGAgatatactactagtactatatgATATTTCATCCGTCCACAAAATAAAGATTCATTTTGCAATTTTGGAATGTTCACGATTTAAAAatctattatttttatatgcggacctcacatttcattaactttttactCACAATtccattataaaattaatactaaaaatatgatttaggagtaatattttacttgactttttcattcacttttcatgataaagtcaaacaatttcttaaaatctttGTCAAATTAAAATGGCTCTTTACATTATAAATGGTGGACCCATAACTAATAGTCATagtttttcataaaaattaaatcatCTTCCATTTTTAATATGTTTCCTCTCTAATGAGATTAACTTCATTTATCTTTAATGGAGTAATACTTTTATAACTatatctttcctattttattaattaaatcactACACCACTATAAAAACAGAACTAAGGGAAAAGGATGCAATATGACTCATCAGCCCTTTATATACAACAATTTATTCGATGCATTTATAAAATGTTTACAGAATCAGGTACCCAAGTCCCATACATAATTGCCAAGTGGCAAGGACAAAAACGCTATTTACATTTATTTGCTAGCAACCATTCCACAGCAAATAAACCCAATCAAACCACTATACATCTTGAAACATAGGGAAAAAGGAGAGCCAGTTATGTCATAAATAATGGTACATCAGCAAATCAGGCAACTGCAAGAATATAGAAGCCTAACAATATTTGCAGCAGAACTAGCAAGCATCTCATAGATCAACGCCCTCATCGAGGCCTTTGGAGTTTATCATCACATTCGAATCTATCAGTTTGTCGAACTTCCTTTTCCTCCGGCCCTCAAAATCTTCAAAGCCTTCCATCTGCACGTGGTATAGAATGTGTTTAGAACATAGGTGATGCcaatattattactataattatCTTACCTGTTGAAAATCATCCATAGAAATGGGGTTGCCGTGGAGGGATATATTCTGCAGGCTTTTGCAATCTTTCAGCAAGTTTGGAGGTATCTGCATGCGACAGACGCTATATTCATGAGTACGGTTCTGACTGAAGAAACCCGAAGTGGACGAGTCCAAACAACATTTTAACCACAATGTAATAATGCAATTATAGGAGACAAATGCATAAAATTAATGTCAACGACACTAACTCTTCTTCATAATCGAACTGTAGAAGATAGGCTCTGTGATATATGAATCTGAGACAGGCAGGTGGGGGATGGGAAGTATCGCAAGAATCTTCATAACAGAAAGCATGAAAAATCATGAGTACAAAGAAAACATTCCACTTGAGACTAGATGCATTGATGCTTATCTTTTTATCTACTGGAGAATATCCTTAAAGGACATGGAAAGGTCCACCAAGTGGCAATCATATATCAATAAGTACTATATTACTACAGAAATATACTAGTGAAGAGTCGATACAAATTTAAAACAGAAGACAATATAATCAATCTGATAAGGAAACATATCCACCTAAACCAAAcagtttaaattttgttttcttaGCTAGACTTCATAAACTCAAAATTGAACACCATATTTTTCAACAGTAACCAGTACAGTTCATCTCCATTTCATGACTTTCTGAGGAATCACGAGTAATCCTAAAAAGTGCGATGAAGTACCTATTTCAACTTCTTAAAAACATATGATACCAGCAAAGTGGAAACCCAAAACCTGAAGGTCAAACAAATGCTTAAATGTAGACTTGACAGAAAAGACTAAGACTTGCAACAGGAGCAGGTATGATCCCGGAAAGTGAAAAATTAAGATTTCCTAGTATGAATTCTCAGTCTTCAATTATTATCTGCTTCAAGAAATTCAATCTAAAATGAATTCTCTTCCTACAACTTCCTAGTACTTTCATGGAATAGACAATTTTGTGCAGCATTATAGAGTTACAAACGTTAATTTGGATTTTACTTCATCTTTGATTATATGTGCAAACTGCCAGCTTTCATGTGGATTTATAGTCTATAGAGGATGCCAATGCGAAATCTAAAGCATTCTTACACACAATACAGGTATATGTCCAAGAATGGCATGTAAATAACCAATTGAGGTAAGCAAATTATTTTTGAACGAATAGCCAgcataaaataaatatgaagtcCAAGTTAAACCTGCTTCACTTTGTTATTATCCAAAGAGAGTGACTTTAGATGAACAAGATTGCAAACTGACAATGGGAGCTCTTCAATAGAATTTTCTGCAGCAAATATTAGAATCACGTCAAAACAGAAAAGGCCAACAGCCACTTTCAATATGACAACAACAATTTACGGTTGATTGTAAGTCAAAGCTAGTTAGCCTTATGGAATGGGATGAGAGTGTGATAGCATATGATTAAATGATTAGAGTAATGTTTAATCATTATGACAGGTTGAACAGTAATTTAATGGTTGGAATTTAGAAACATATTTTTGCCTTACATATGTTAGTTTTTATTGGAATTTCATTGGCCCAATGATCCTTTAAAAAAGTTTTCTCAATAGATACAACCTTACCTATACTTGCTGCATCGATTCACTAACACAAATTTCACTATGAAAGCTAGGTTATAGATATATTCAGAGGCAATCAGTAAAATAATACCAACATAATACAAATATATGAACAAGAGAGTAAAGAGAGAGCGAGAGTTTGTAATTATGCAAATGAGAgtttaaaaggaaaaataacATTACAAGACTGATATGAATAATCTAGATAGAGATGAAGTACCATTAGCTTGAATTTCCTCCAAAGAAAAGCAACTACCAATGGATTCAGGAAGaaactttattttattgtttgaCACATCTAACAGCATCAACTGCAAAGTCAAAAAGTTCACACAAATTGTTTGAATAAACTTATCTAACACATATCATATATTTGACACATGAAATAACATGTCTGCATTCCTTAGGCTCTACGTAAACATTAAGATACTTACATTCCTCAAGCTCCCAATAGTTTCAGGCAAGTTAAGTAACAAATTTCGGGATATTGATAGCTTCTCCAGTTTCACCAATTGACCAActgaaaatcaaattttatttaatcaaaaGAAGAGTCTAGAAAAATCTAATGTACACAATCCTTTGCAATTTGGACAATGATGGAAGACTTTTAACTCAGTAACAAACTTTATTCAACTCCCGTTCTCTCATCTCTAGATGAAGAGACTTACATTCATCAGGCAATGTGGTGATCCGATTTCCATCCAGTGCCATAACTTTTAGATATTGAAGCTTCCCCAAGTTCATTGGTAGACGCTCAATAACATTTTCTGTTAAAACCTGTAACAAAAGATTGCTCAATCAGACCCATGAAACCAAAATTAGACATTCATATAATCATTAAACTAAATTATCAGAATAACTTCCATACCCCTCTCTATGCAAACTATAACCACGTGGACCATATCAAATTCTTTCAAATAACAGCAAGCACATTCTAAAATAAAAGGAAGCAATAAATTCTCACCAGCCGCTGCAAGTTTATCAGTTTGTTTATCTCCGTTGGCACATCAACTGCCACAGCAACCGGATATATATTAGTCAATAAAAGCGACTACAACCGGATATATATTAGTCCATATAGAATGGCTGTATTGGCAGTTTTTAGTGACGTGGCACATGTGTTATAGACCTAGTAAGTGTAAAATGTGCATATAAGACAACTTCTCGCTAACAGTTAGATGCTTTTATTATCCATTGGGGCTAATGAGAGGCATCAATCCAAGCTCAAGTAACTGAAAAACACTAATCTAAATAATCGCAATCACATGCTCCAGATTTTGAGAGCAAACATTACCTAATTTGTTGTTCGTCAAATCAAGCGTGCGGACTGATCTTTCCAAATCAAGAACTTCATCTGGAAATGTCTATTATAAATAATCCAAAAAAGAGCAACTTAATCAGCATCAACAGATATATCCATACATTTGTTGCATATCAATAAAGGTTTCAAGCAGCACAAACAAAATCCTCTAAATTCAACTGAACATTGTATTTGTTCCCTAATCCCTGCCACTTATATCCGAACAACACAACGAAACACCAAATTATCAACACACACAAACGCTCAAAATCTAGTAGTAATATCAAACCGAACATTTTTCTAACAAACAGAAATTCCAGCTACACACTTGAGTCTAAACAATCAAGCATCGTGTCTAAAACTGGTTAATTAAATTCCAGAACAAAATTCATTTTCAGAGCAATAATAACTCTGCTCCCTGATGAAATTACTCAACATAATCCATCAGTATTGAAAAGAGAGAACTTAATTAATGCCTTCAATTTGGAGTCGCGCAAGGCAACGATTCCGGTGGAGCGCCAGCGAGCGGCGCGGCTGGCCTTGGAATCAGCGCTCTTGCTGGTGCAGCACCCCATTCAAAACTGAGCTGGATTTACCCCTCCTTCACCGATCAAAACACAAACAGATTTCCAgagaatttgaaatttttttctcGGAGATGTATATGTGAGTGATGATCGATGACGAGAGGAGAGGGAAAATTGGGTAGACTTTGAACAAGAAAGCGCGTAAGATTCTTGCCTGCCTTTTGTCTTACTGTTGCGATTCccaatttatattcattttcctttttactatttcatCTTTAGTCTTCAATTAATGTAACAGTACTGTTTTTCTAAACCTAAATtttgaaccctaaagtacttgtatTTAATGCTATTAATATTACGAGGTCCGTGAATTAATGGTTAAGTGAAATTTATCGCTGGACTAGGGTTTTGTGAGATAAATTACTACGtgaatttaaaataattcctttccgtgaggaataaaTATATTGGACTCGATTCGCGAGCTGAATCGAATAAATTGGATAAATAATATAGAAATTCAAtatgtgataaataaattgtgggctgcattaattcaaattttaattaaatattatgtagagattttcctcctccgtgatctgcaaataaatatcaaataaattcaatttagttcaaaattaaaaaaaagggaaaaatttGAAATCTTCCTAATCCCACGATTAAAAGAAAACCGCCCCTTCCCCATCACTCCCTAAATCTCTCTCACATCCAAACCACCCCTCCCTTTATATTATTTCCTTCCCAAAAACCGTTCTCTCCTATCTCTGCAATTAAGAAGACAAGGCTTTTCCTCTCAACCTTAATTCAAGGTAATTCTGTAGAAATTTCCCTGGATTTTAcacgttttttttttcaatcaacTCATTCAATATTCTTCCGGCAGAAACCGGGAAACAAGACTTGAAAAACAGAGCTATCGGTTGTTCCTTCGAAACCTGTTCAAGGTATATTTCCTCCCAATTCAAATTCCTATGTTGTACTTCATATGAAGGCATAGTATACAATTTCAATTCTCCAATTCGTGAGCTTTTCATATAATTCATGGACTTAGTTTTCCCCCATCTGCCAACTCTCTGCCGAACCCTCACGTTGTGACTAAAACATAATGATTCAACACCAATCGAACTCTCCTCTAAATCTTACAAACTTAAAACGCAAAAGAAGTTGAAATTCGATTGAACACACAAACGAAACTGAACTGGAACTTATCTTCGGGGTTGTGCGGGGCTGTTCAGAGTTGTTTCGGGGCTGAAACGATGAGAAACGGTGGCTGCCGAACGTCTAGCCCATGGCGACTTGAACCCAATCCTGTCCGCACCCTTTCGGGTTTTTCACGGCGGTGCAGCAGCTCCGCATGGCGCTCATGAAGGAGGAGGTGGTGCCGGATACGGCGGAGGAGAAGCCGCTGGTGGTTTTGCAGCCGCCGGCGAAGAGATCGTCGACGAAAGACCGCCACACGAAAGTCGAGGGACGTGCGCCGCTGGAGTCTTCCAACTCACGCGGCAGCGACAGCGTGCGACGGACGACGACCAGCAGCGACGGCGTACGACGGCACCGGCGGCAGCGGCATCGTGATCTCGACAGCAGCAGCGGTGTCGTGCGACGGAGGCTGTCGAAGCTGACCGGCGACTGCGCCGACAGCACCGTGGCGGCCGCCTTTTGTCTTCCCGGCGAGTGGAGGCCGGCGACGAGGGGTGAACTGGAGAAGGCGACGGAAATTGAGAGAGATATCAGTTGGCCGAAGAGATAGAGAAGGGAGAGAGAGACGTGGGGGATGTGGGAGTTGATTTTGGgccatttgttttttttttggtagattTGGGCCCttgtttttttaacaaaaatctTTGGGCCTTATAATTAAATGGGAGGATTTATTTAAAGTTTGGgccctcttttatttttatttggggcctcttaattaaattggagatataaggtggggaaataattaagttttgggtCGATAATTA is part of the Salvia splendens isolate huo1 chromosome 22, SspV2, whole genome shotgun sequence genome and encodes:
- the LOC121787572 gene encoding plant intracellular Ras-group-related LRR protein 7-like, whose protein sequence is MGCCTSKSADSKASRAARWRSTGIVALRDSKLKTFPDEVLDLERSVRTLDLTNNKLVDVPTEINKLINLQRLVLTENVIERLPMNLGKLQYLKVMALDGNRITTLPDEFGQLVKLEKLSISRNLLLNLPETIGSLRNLMLLDVSNNKIKFLPESIGSCFSLEEIQANENSIEELPLSVCNLVHLKSLSLDNNKVKQIPPNLLKDCKSLQNISLHGNPISMDDFQQMEGFEDFEGRRKRKFDKLIDSNVMINSKGLDEGVDL